The following proteins come from a genomic window of bacterium:
- a CDS encoding CHAT domain-containing protein — MQHMDREEEMSSEGPHEIRSGNIEEILRERDRLEQMLRERFEKEVVILFTDICGYTGYIDAHGDVSGLALIQRHNQIVLPLIEQYRGMVVKTIGDAVMISFSTPLDAVKAAVDIQKKLHEYNTTVEDDGRIRVKIGINIGQALVDEADIHGDVVNVASRIQAQAGPDQILISSRVYEQVRGIEDILCRSHGTVKVKGKTEPLELYRVVWRDEDIILGDKPKVRSLSGASPSRQPARKPVRIIQLEVTRQDGRLKISIDERLAGEESTVRNYEEVPVSLDWIKTRCHEMVETLNEVNRQGRFSREVLLKLRATGRVFYNELLTPLVKTKLRETRAEYLSLNIDDQLVQVPWELLYDGQEFLCQRFNMGRLVKTRQSVQGIKGRSPLNPCGDRVLSRPLRMLIIADPTGDLKDAYREGIQIQEHMAQYGNFINVALRSQGITPPFIREKMKYFDLIHFAGHADYDQENPERGGWRLTSGNLTAQDVMQMAGSSAMPSLIFSNSCQSARTEGWVLKEHFQDEIFGLAHAFLLSGVKHYVGTFWEILDEPSSRFALEFYKCLLSGLTTGEAMREARLSLIRKYGEETAVWASYLLYGDPTTNYLDLIKSAEGDDESESAGSTSAFREGIETGEPGRQSPGKAALAATGLRQQWLLAAGGGLLLLAILFLFTTRLWQPSQPSFQTLPFPAAAPGVLLSQTPGGATADSDFQKSVQIISLLSSYQDRLNSRFKERGFFIREKTPDTWTSVPLSVGMILPDWEKVDPAAARAAKPHFDLLFKRMVETFTQTHALGLSILERERLTAILQELQIGIANLSPDALESARSILAAQVILFPEPVFYQFDQGDDPQISLRLVETKSTKIMAAFSGSFTPEAESINRTASDLVTRIVKTLQEEYPLQGRIVSLKGHMAEINLGSCIGVSKNQSFTVLNQGNDDPPKGNIRILSVAEHTALAEVLERHKEFVPGDRIVSKGSGQ; from the coding sequence TTCAGCGGCATAACCAGATTGTCCTGCCTCTCATTGAACAGTATCGGGGGATGGTTGTCAAAACCATTGGCGATGCGGTCATGATTTCCTTCTCAACTCCCCTGGATGCGGTCAAAGCTGCGGTGGACATCCAGAAAAAGCTGCACGAGTACAATACCACGGTTGAGGATGATGGCCGGATCCGGGTCAAGATCGGGATCAATATCGGCCAGGCACTGGTGGATGAGGCGGATATTCATGGCGATGTGGTCAATGTCGCCTCGCGTATTCAGGCCCAGGCCGGGCCGGACCAGATACTCATCTCCAGCCGGGTCTACGAACAGGTGCGGGGAATCGAGGATATCCTGTGCCGGTCGCACGGAACCGTGAAGGTCAAGGGCAAGACCGAGCCCCTGGAGCTGTACCGCGTAGTCTGGCGGGATGAAGACATCATTCTGGGCGATAAGCCAAAGGTCAGGTCTTTGAGCGGAGCATCACCTTCCCGGCAGCCAGCCAGGAAACCTGTCAGGATCATCCAGCTTGAGGTTACCCGTCAGGATGGCCGTCTCAAGATCAGCATCGACGAGCGCCTTGCAGGCGAAGAAAGCACGGTACGCAACTACGAGGAAGTCCCGGTATCCCTGGACTGGATTAAAACCCGGTGCCACGAGATGGTCGAAACCCTGAACGAGGTCAACCGCCAGGGCCGGTTCAGCCGCGAGGTCCTGCTCAAGCTGCGGGCAACGGGCCGGGTCTTTTATAATGAGCTTCTGACCCCTCTGGTCAAAACCAAACTCCGGGAGACCAGGGCCGAATACCTGAGTCTGAATATCGACGATCAACTGGTTCAGGTTCCCTGGGAGCTGCTCTACGACGGTCAGGAATTCCTCTGCCAGCGGTTCAATATGGGCCGTCTGGTGAAAACCCGCCAATCGGTGCAGGGGATCAAAGGCCGTTCCCCGCTGAACCCCTGCGGGGACAGGGTTCTGTCCAGGCCCCTGCGGATGCTGATTATCGCCGATCCTACCGGCGATCTCAAGGATGCCTACCGGGAGGGGATACAGATCCAGGAGCATATGGCTCAATACGGGAATTTCATTAATGTGGCCCTGCGCTCCCAGGGTATCACCCCTCCCTTTATCAGGGAAAAGATGAAATACTTTGACCTGATCCACTTTGCAGGCCATGCGGACTACGACCAGGAGAACCCCGAGCGGGGCGGCTGGCGTCTGACCAGCGGCAATCTGACCGCTCAGGATGTCATGCAGATGGCAGGATCATCCGCCATGCCCAGCCTCATTTTCTCGAATTCCTGCCAATCGGCCCGCACCGAAGGATGGGTCCTGAAGGAGCACTTTCAGGATGAAATTTTCGGCCTGGCCCACGCCTTTCTGCTGAGCGGAGTAAAGCACTATGTGGGCACCTTCTGGGAGATACTTGATGAGCCGAGCAGCCGCTTTGCCCTGGAGTTCTACAAGTGCCTTTTATCCGGCCTGACTACGGGTGAGGCCATGCGGGAAGCCAGACTGTCGCTGATCAGAAAATATGGCGAAGAAACGGCTGTCTGGGCAAGCTATCTGCTGTATGGCGATCCCACAACCAATTACCTTGATCTGATAAAGTCGGCTGAGGGAGATGATGAGTCAGAATCGGCAGGCAGCACCTCTGCCTTCCGGGAAGGAATCGAAACCGGGGAGCCGGGCAGACAGAGCCCCGGGAAAGCTGCCCTGGCTGCGACCGGCCTGAGGCAGCAGTGGCTGCTGGCGGCCGGAGGCGGCCTTCTTCTCCTTGCAATTCTCTTCCTGTTCACGACCAGACTTTGGCAGCCTTCACAGCCATCATTTCAGACCTTGCCCTTTCCTGCGGCAGCTCCGGGGGTCTTGCTCTCCCAGACGCCGGGCGGAGCGACAGCGGATTCCGACTTCCAGAAAAGCGTCCAGATCATCAGCCTCCTCTCCTCCTATCAGGATCGGTTGAACAGCCGGTTTAAGGAGCGGGGGTTCTTCATCAGGGAAAAGACACCGGATACCTGGACCTCGGTTCCCTTGTCCGTGGGTATGATCCTGCCCGACTGGGAGAAGGTCGATCCTGCTGCAGCCAGGGCTGCCAAGCCCCATTTTGACCTGCTTTTTAAAAGAATGGTTGAAACCTTCACTCAGACGCATGCCCTTGGCCTGTCCATTCTGGAAAGAGAGCGATTGACAGCCATTCTCCAGGAGCTTCAGATCGGAATCGCGAACCTTTCTCCCGATGCCCTCGAAAGTGCCCGCAGCATTCTCGCGGCCCAGGTAATTCTTTTTCCCGAACCGGTCTTTTACCAGTTCGATCAGGGCGATGATCCGCAGATCAGCCTTCGTCTGGTGGAAACCAAAAGCACCAAGATCATGGCCGCCTTCTCCGGGTCTTTCACCCCGGAAGCGGAGTCCATCAACAGGACAGCCTCGGACCTGGTCACCAGGATCGTAAAAACCCTCCAGGAAGAATACCCCTTGCAGGGCCGGATTGTGTCGCTCAAGGGTCATATGGCGGAAATCAACCTCGGATCCTGTATCGGGGTCTCGAAGAACCAGTCTTTTACCGTGCTGAACCAGGGGAATGATGATCCCCCGAAGGGGAATATCCGCATCCTGTCCGTTGCCGAACATACAGCCCTGGCCGAAGTTCTGGAACGGCATAAGGAATTTGTGCCCGGCGACCGGATAGTCAGCAAGGGCAGTGGTCAGTGA